From Bacillus basilensis, a single genomic window includes:
- a CDS encoding TetR/AcrR family transcriptional regulator, with protein MKMTANRIKAVALSHFARYGYEGTSLANIAQEVGIKKPSIYAHFKGKEELYFICLESALQKDLQSFTGDIENFSNSSTEELLLQLLKGYAKRFGESEESMFWLRTSYFPPDAFREQIINKANVHIENVGKLLFPVFKRASEQDELHNIEVKDALEAFLCLLDGLMVELLYAGLNRFETRLDASWKVFWRGLSN; from the coding sequence ATGAAAATGACAGCAAACCGCATTAAAGCTGTAGCACTTTCTCATTTCGCACGCTACGGCTACGAAGGAACTTCATTAGCAAATATTGCTCAAGAAGTTGGGATTAAAAAACCATCAATTTACGCACACTTTAAAGGAAAAGAAGAGCTATATTTTATATGCTTAGAATCCGCTCTTCAAAAAGATTTGCAAAGCTTCACGGGCGATATCGAAAATTTTTCAAATTCGTCTACTGAAGAATTGCTTTTACAATTACTAAAGGGCTATGCAAAACGATTTGGTGAAAGTGAAGAATCAATGTTTTGGTTACGAACTTCTTATTTTCCGCCCGATGCATTTCGCGAACAAATTATTAATAAAGCAAATGTGCACATTGAAAACGTCGGAAAACTATTATTCCCTGTATTTAAAAGAGCAAGCGAACAAGATGAGCTGCATAATATTGAAGTAAAAGACGCCTTGGAGGCTTTTCTATGCTTACTGGACGGTCTTATGGTTGAACTACTATACGCAGGTTTAAATCGTTTTGAGACTCGTTTAGACGCTTCTTGGAAAGTATTTTGGCGCGGACTTTCAAACTGA
- a CDS encoding multidrug efflux SMR transporter, producing the protein MAWIYVIIAGIIEIFWVIGLKKAEAPLEWAGVALLITISFVLLFRAYKDLPVGTVYAVFTGIGAGGIVLTEIFIFGEPFSIVKVLLIGLIFFGVIGLKRVTEEKEAKEAA; encoded by the coding sequence ATGGCTTGGATTTATGTAATCATAGCTGGTATTATTGAAATCTTTTGGGTGATTGGACTAAAAAAAGCGGAGGCACCACTTGAATGGGCTGGTGTTGCGCTATTAATTACAATTAGTTTCGTCTTATTATTTAGAGCTTATAAAGATTTACCTGTCGGTACTGTATACGCAGTCTTTACAGGAATTGGAGCTGGTGGAATCGTTCTTACAGAGATTTTCATCTTCGGAGAACCTTTCTCTATTGTAAAAGTATTACTAATTGGTTTAATCTTCTTTGGCGTAATTGGTCTAAAACGAGTAACAGAAGAAAAAGAAGCGAAGGAGGCCGCATAA
- a CDS encoding LacI family DNA-binding transcriptional regulator encodes MANIKQIAKTAGVSISTVSRVLNNHPYVKEEKRKRVLDAVEELNYAKNINAIHLIKGKTYTIGVMLPFINLPYFSTIIEGIGNEALAAGYHINLCQTNYDSIEEIRVLEMMKMKQFDGMIICSRTSSWEQIEAFAKFSPIISCEKMKHPLISSVYVDHYEGFRLGTTYLLSKGHEKIGICLARKTSANSMEREKAFADTLRNEGKTLHPEWIFHQCYTMQDGAQILHRILNMKNRPTAIFTANDQVAAGLLTEAKKHGIRVPEDLAILGFDNHEISKALEISTIEHPGLAMGSHAFSLFHKQIQSEQISGNAKELSFHLIERDTV; translated from the coding sequence ATGGCCAATATAAAACAAATTGCAAAAACCGCTGGTGTATCCATATCAACTGTTTCCCGCGTCCTTAATAATCACCCTTACGTAAAAGAAGAAAAACGTAAGCGTGTTCTAGATGCTGTTGAAGAATTGAACTATGCAAAAAATATAAATGCTATTCATTTAATAAAGGGAAAAACATATACAATCGGTGTTATGCTCCCTTTCATTAACCTTCCATACTTCAGTACCATTATTGAAGGAATTGGAAACGAAGCGTTAGCAGCTGGATATCACATTAATTTATGTCAAACAAATTACGATAGCATTGAAGAAATTCGCGTTCTTGAAATGATGAAAATGAAACAATTCGACGGAATGATTATTTGCTCTCGAACGAGTTCGTGGGAACAAATTGAAGCTTTCGCAAAATTTTCCCCCATTATTTCATGTGAAAAAATGAAGCATCCCCTCATTTCATCCGTCTACGTAGATCACTATGAAGGCTTCCGTCTCGGCACTACATATTTACTAAGTAAGGGCCATGAAAAAATCGGAATCTGTTTAGCAAGAAAAACGAGCGCAAATTCTATGGAGCGGGAAAAGGCATTTGCTGATACACTTCGTAACGAAGGGAAAACGTTACATCCCGAATGGATTTTTCATCAATGCTATACAATGCAGGACGGAGCACAAATACTCCATCGCATTTTAAATATGAAAAATCGTCCAACCGCTATTTTCACGGCAAATGATCAAGTTGCAGCTGGTTTATTAACTGAGGCAAAAAAACACGGCATTCGAGTACCAGAAGACCTTGCTATCCTTGGATTTGATAATCATGAAATTTCAAAGGCGTTAGAAATTTCAACAATTGAACATCCTGGTCTCGCAATGGGCTCACATGCGTTTTCTTTATTCCATAAACAAATCCAAAGTGAGCAAATTAGCGGGAACGCAAAAGAACTTTCATTCCATTTAATTGAGCGAGATACTGTCTAA